Proteins encoded together in one Rossellomorea sp. y25 window:
- the pcrA gene encoding DNA helicase PcrA yields MQFLTDRLLNGMNPEQAEAVKATEGPLLIMAGAGSGKTRVLTHRIAYLMVEKGVNPYNILAITFTNKAAREMKDRIHNILGGASENIWISTFHSMCVRILRRDIDRIGMNRNFTILDSTDQQSVIKAILKEKNIDPKKFDPRSLLGSISSAKNELTTPEELSKQVGGYYDQVVSDVYTEYQKRLRKNQALDFDDLIMTTIQLFQRVPEVLEFYQRKFQYIHVDEYQDTNRAQYMLVKLLASRFQNLCVVGDSDQSIYRWRGADIANILSFEKDYPRATVIFLEQNYRSTKRILQAANEVIQKNSNRKPKNLWTENHDGEKISYFRADTEQTEAQFVTGKIKEMMESGKRKYSDFAILYRTNAQSRVMEEVLLKSNIEYSIVGGIKFYDRKEIKDILAYLRLISNPDDDISLIRVINVPKRGVGATSVDKIARYAQDHDISMFRALEEADFIGLSPKITKAVIEFKEMVKGYTAMQEYLSVTELVEEILEKSGYIEMLKAEKSIESQSRLENLDEFLSVTKSFEQSNDDKSLVAFLTDLALVADIDKLDEDDQPKDSVILMTLHAAKGLEFPVVFLMGMEEGVFPHSRSLMEEDEMEEERRLAYVGITRAEEQLYLTNAQMRTLFGQTKMNPVSRFIQEIPAELLDDVMAEKKSAFTPFGKSAAKAPARPAPRKPVSRPVQTTTGGESVAWQVGDKAQHKKWGTGTVVSVKGSGDSVELDIAFPSPMGIKRLLAKFAPIEKA; encoded by the coding sequence ATGCAATTTTTGACTGATCGATTGTTGAATGGAATGAATCCCGAGCAGGCGGAAGCTGTGAAGGCGACAGAAGGGCCGTTACTGATCATGGCAGGGGCAGGCTCCGGGAAGACGAGAGTATTGACGCATCGAATTGCGTATTTAATGGTGGAAAAAGGGGTCAATCCTTATAATATTTTAGCGATTACCTTTACAAATAAAGCAGCGAGAGAAATGAAGGATCGTATTCATAACATACTGGGCGGGGCTTCTGAGAACATTTGGATCTCAACCTTCCACAGCATGTGTGTGCGAATCCTGCGACGGGATATTGATCGCATCGGGATGAACCGTAATTTTACGATCCTTGATTCTACCGATCAGCAGTCGGTTATCAAAGCGATTTTAAAAGAAAAAAATATAGACCCGAAAAAATTTGATCCCCGTTCGCTTTTGGGATCCATCAGCTCTGCAAAAAATGAGCTGACGACTCCTGAAGAATTGTCCAAGCAAGTAGGGGGTTATTACGATCAAGTGGTATCTGATGTGTATACAGAATATCAGAAGCGTTTACGGAAGAATCAGGCCCTCGATTTTGATGATTTGATCATGACGACGATCCAGTTGTTTCAGCGTGTACCGGAAGTATTGGAATTCTATCAAAGAAAGTTCCAATACATCCATGTCGATGAGTATCAAGATACGAACAGGGCTCAATATATGCTCGTTAAACTGCTGGCTTCCCGTTTTCAGAACTTGTGTGTCGTCGGGGATTCCGATCAATCGATATATCGCTGGCGAGGTGCGGACATTGCCAATATCCTTTCCTTTGAAAAGGATTATCCAAGAGCAACCGTTATTTTCCTTGAACAAAATTATCGTTCAACGAAGAGGATCCTGCAGGCAGCAAACGAAGTGATCCAGAAGAACTCGAATCGTAAACCGAAGAATCTATGGACGGAAAATCATGACGGTGAAAAGATCTCGTATTTCAGAGCGGATACCGAGCAGACCGAGGCTCAATTTGTTACCGGTAAAATCAAAGAGATGATGGAAAGCGGTAAGAGGAAGTACTCTGATTTCGCCATCCTTTATCGTACAAACGCTCAGTCCCGTGTGATGGAGGAAGTTTTACTCAAATCGAATATCGAGTACTCCATCGTCGGCGGCATCAAGTTCTATGACCGCAAAGAGATCAAGGACATATTGGCTTACCTGAGACTCATCTCGAATCCGGATGATGACATCAGCCTAATACGTGTCATTAATGTTCCGAAGCGGGGCGTAGGGGCAACCTCTGTGGATAAAATTGCCCGTTATGCACAGGATCATGATATTTCCATGTTCAGAGCGTTGGAAGAAGCGGACTTTATCGGGCTCAGTCCGAAAATAACGAAAGCTGTCATTGAATTCAAGGAAATGGTGAAAGGCTATACGGCCATGCAGGAATATCTGTCCGTAACCGAGCTTGTAGAAGAAATACTGGAGAAATCCGGCTACATCGAGATGTTAAAAGCAGAAAAGTCGATCGAGTCTCAAAGTCGCTTGGAGAACTTGGACGAGTTCCTGTCTGTGACGAAAAGCTTTGAGCAATCCAACGATGACAAGAGTCTGGTTGCATTTTTAACGGACCTGGCATTAGTGGCGGATATCGATAAGCTTGATGAAGACGATCAGCCAAAAGACTCGGTTATTTTGATGACCCTTCATGCTGCAAAAGGTCTTGAGTTCCCTGTCGTATTCTTAATGGGGATGGAGGAAGGGGTTTTCCCTCACAGCCGTTCCCTGATGGAAGAAGATGAGATGGAAGAAGAGCGCAGACTGGCTTATGTAGGAATTACCCGTGCTGAGGAACAGCTCTATTTAACAAATGCACAAATGAGAACTCTCTTCGGGCAAACGAAGATGAACCCTGTGTCCCGGTTCATTCAGGAGATCCCAGCTGAACTGTTGGATGATGTGATGGCAGAAAAGAAGAGTGCCTTCACACCTTTCGGGAAATCAGCAGCGAAAGCACCAGCGCGTCCTGCCCCGCGTAAGCCCGTTTCACGACCGGTTCAAACGACAACCGGTGGAGAATCTGTTGCATGGCAAGTAGGGGACAAAGCACAGCATAAGAAATGGGGGACAGGGACGGTCGTCAGTGTGAAAGGCTCTGGAGACAGTGTAGAGCTTGACATTGCGTTCCCGAGCCCAATGGGAATCAAGCGTCTTCTTGCCAAATTTGCTCCTATTGAAAAAGCGTAG
- a CDS encoding YerC/YecD family TrpR-related protein produces the protein MQINKLRGKELDQLFNAVLSLQDLEECYRFFDDLCTINEIQSLAQRLEVARMLQDGKTYHKIETETGASTATISRVKRCLNYGNDAYQLVLDRVHQEEK, from the coding sequence ATGCAAATAAATAAACTAAGAGGCAAGGAGTTGGATCAGTTATTCAATGCTGTTCTATCTCTACAAGATCTTGAAGAATGTTATCGTTTCTTCGATGACCTTTGCACAATCAATGAAATTCAATCTCTTGCTCAGCGCCTTGAAGTAGCTCGTATGCTGCAGGATGGGAAAACATATCATAAGATTGAAACAGAAACAGGTGCAAGTACTGCAACCATTTCCCGTGTGAAGCGTTGTTTAAACTACGGAAATGATGCCTATCAGCTGGTATTGGATCGTGTACATCAGGAAGAGAAATAA
- a CDS encoding DUF3048 domain-containing protein — protein sequence MLKRALIIALSSFTLVACSSDKEIKKESDKEAATPVVKEETGVETEEKNQSPLTGEVQERESTARAIAVMVNNHPKARPQSGLSKADIVYEVLAEGDVTRFLAIYQSQKPKEIGPVRSARDYYVELAKGYDSLYVAHGYSPEAQEMLTSGFIDNLNGMKYDGTLFKRASFRKAPHNSYISFEHIKEGAEQNGFDMKRPPEALNFSDKGPVSGEASQSVMISYNDNPLFNVVYDFNEEEGKYERYSNGEQTIDYDSNDPVLVENLFIVEASHKIVDDAGRRNIDFDSGGNAYLIQEGKLREVQWKNVEGRILPFENNKPISLRKGSTWINIIPSSSGLAGSVSYQE from the coding sequence ATGCTGAAAAGAGCTTTGATCATTGCTTTAAGCTCGTTTACACTTGTCGCATGTAGTTCAGATAAAGAGATAAAGAAAGAATCTGATAAAGAAGCTGCAACTCCGGTTGTGAAAGAGGAGACAGGAGTAGAAACGGAAGAGAAAAACCAATCACCTTTAACTGGTGAGGTACAAGAGAGAGAATCCACGGCGCGAGCGATTGCGGTCATGGTGAATAATCACCCAAAGGCCCGTCCACAATCAGGACTTTCAAAAGCAGACATTGTATATGAAGTCTTAGCAGAAGGTGATGTCACTCGGTTCCTGGCTATATATCAAAGCCAAAAGCCTAAAGAAATCGGTCCTGTACGAAGTGCCAGAGATTACTATGTGGAGCTTGCCAAAGGATATGATAGTCTATATGTAGCTCATGGATATAGTCCCGAAGCACAAGAAATGCTGACTAGCGGCTTCATCGACAATTTAAACGGCATGAAATATGATGGAACGCTGTTTAAGCGTGCAAGCTTCCGCAAAGCTCCTCATAATTCCTATATCTCCTTTGAGCATATCAAAGAGGGAGCGGAGCAGAACGGCTTTGATATGAAACGTCCACCGGAAGCATTGAACTTTAGTGACAAAGGGCCTGTAAGCGGAGAAGCATCCCAATCGGTCATGATTTCATATAACGATAATCCGCTGTTTAACGTAGTGTATGATTTCAACGAAGAAGAGGGCAAATACGAACGCTACTCAAATGGTGAACAGACCATCGATTACGATTCCAATGACCCTGTTTTAGTAGAAAATCTCTTTATAGTGGAAGCGTCGCATAAAATAGTCGACGATGCTGGCAGGAGAAACATTGATTTTGATTCCGGCGGGAATGCGTACTTGATTCAAGAAGGAAAACTCCGGGAAGTTCAGTGGAAGAACGTAGAAGGTAGAATTCTACCTTTTGAAAATAATAAACCTATCAGTTTGCGAAAAGGATCTACGTGGATCAATATCATTCCAAGTTCTTCAGGCTTGGCGGGGTCGGTATCATATCAAGAATAG
- a CDS encoding heptaprenylglyceryl phosphate synthase: MYDVQKWSHVFKLDPNKTIDDGDLEAVCESGTDAIIVGGTDGVTLEKVLDLMARVRRYTVPCILEVSNLESITPGFDLYFIPMVMNSRDMNWVTGLHHRAVKEYGEIMNWDEILVEGYCILNKDCKAAQVTEADTDISSEDAAAYAMMAERMFNLPIFYLEYSGTYGDVETVKEVRDSLENTTLFYGGGIKTVEQANEMAAVSDVVVVGNAVYDNLKEALKTVKAVKG; the protein is encoded by the coding sequence ATGTATGATGTCCAAAAATGGAGCCATGTATTTAAACTAGATCCGAATAAGACAATCGATGATGGAGATTTAGAAGCTGTATGTGAATCAGGGACAGACGCCATTATTGTAGGGGGAACGGACGGTGTAACCCTTGAAAAGGTTCTTGATTTGATGGCACGGGTGAGACGATATACTGTTCCTTGTATTCTGGAGGTATCAAATTTGGAGTCGATTACTCCGGGCTTTGATTTATATTTCATTCCGATGGTGATGAACAGCAGGGATATGAACTGGGTGACAGGATTGCATCACCGTGCTGTAAAGGAATATGGGGAGATCATGAATTGGGATGAAATCCTTGTAGAAGGATATTGTATATTAAACAAAGACTGTAAGGCGGCACAGGTTACGGAGGCCGATACAGATATTTCAAGTGAAGACGCGGCTGCATATGCCATGATGGCAGAAAGAATGTTCAATCTGCCGATCTTTTACCTGGAGTACAGTGGTACATATGGGGATGTTGAAACGGTGAAAGAGGTAAGAGATTCACTGGAAAACACAACATTATTCTACGGTGGTGGCATCAAAACCGTCGAGCAGGCGAATGAAATGGCTGCAGTATCAGATGTTGTCGTAGTAGGAAATGCTGTCTATGACAATTTGAAAGAAGCGTTAAAAACAGTAAAAGCAGTAAAAGGGTAA